The following are encoded in a window of Verrucomicrobiia bacterium genomic DNA:
- a CDS encoding quinone-dependent dihydroorotate dehydrogenase codes for MSWLYRHLIRPALFAQDPEQIHQRTLQALAWAGRNELLCAAVESFFGAPALPIEIMGLNFPNPVGLAAGMDKQAEALPAWAALGFGFTELGAVTWHPQSGNPGPRVFRAIAEEAIVNRMGFNNPGAEAVAQTLAQWRARGRWPKHPVGMNLGKSKTTPLEKAPEDYANSLRVLQPYLDFFVVNVSSPNTPGLRQLQEKSALDEILVAIKEVQRKAPQAGAQEPQRKPILIKVSPDLSFDALDDILALAQSRQIDGLVATNTTISRPETDSPPLRRVYTEEGGLSGRPLRARSTEVIRHLFQQTKGTLPIIGVGGIFNAADAWEKIMAGASLVQLYTGLVYEGPGTARGIVSGLLECLERAGFRELRHAVGSAANGR; via the coding sequence ATGAGCTGGCTCTATCGCCACCTGATTCGCCCTGCGCTCTTCGCACAGGACCCCGAACAAATCCACCAGCGCACCCTGCAGGCACTGGCCTGGGCAGGCCGCAATGAACTGCTGTGCGCCGCCGTCGAGTCCTTCTTTGGAGCCCCTGCTTTGCCAATAGAAATCATGGGACTCAATTTTCCCAACCCGGTCGGATTGGCTGCCGGCATGGATAAACAGGCTGAGGCCCTGCCCGCCTGGGCCGCCCTCGGCTTTGGCTTCACCGAACTGGGAGCGGTCACCTGGCACCCACAATCGGGAAATCCCGGGCCCCGGGTCTTTCGGGCCATTGCCGAAGAGGCCATTGTCAATCGGATGGGGTTCAATAATCCCGGCGCTGAGGCCGTGGCCCAAACATTGGCCCAGTGGCGGGCAAGAGGCCGATGGCCCAAACACCCCGTCGGCATGAACCTCGGCAAATCAAAGACAACGCCTTTGGAAAAAGCGCCTGAAGATTACGCCAACTCCCTGCGAGTGCTCCAGCCTTATCTCGATTTCTTTGTAGTCAACGTCAGCTCGCCCAATACCCCGGGACTGCGGCAACTGCAGGAAAAATCTGCTCTGGATGAAATCCTTGTTGCCATCAAGGAGGTCCAACGTAAAGCCCCCCAGGCTGGCGCCCAGGAACCGCAACGTAAGCCGATTCTCATCAAAGTTTCCCCTGATCTCTCGTTTGATGCCCTGGACGACATCCTCGCATTAGCCCAGTCGCGGCAGATAGACGGCCTGGTCGCCACCAACACCACCATCAGCCGCCCCGAGACAGATTCGCCGCCATTACGAAGGGTCTATACTGAGGAAGGCGGCTTGAGCGGACGCCCCTTGCGCGCCCGCAGCACCGAAGTCATTCGCCATCTCTTTCAACAAACCAAGGGCACCCTGCCCATTATCGGGGTCGGAGGCATTTTTAATGCCGCGGATGCCTGGGAGAAAATCATGGCCGGCGCATCCTTGGTTCAACTCTATACAGGGCTGGTTTATGAGGGTCCGGGGACAGCCAGAGGGATCGTCAGCGGCTTGCTCGAATGTCTCGAGCGGGCCGGTTTTCGGGAGTTGCGCCACGCGGTGGGCAGCGCAGCCAATGGCCGGTAA
- a CDS encoding HU family DNA-binding protein, translated as MTLTKRDLVIRISEETGLIQQQVLDVVQKTLDHIAEALAKGDKVELRNFGVFEVKVRRARIGRNPNAPATDVPIPERSVVKFKPGKEMRAEVLKIPPPAPASNQPTQTAS; from the coding sequence ATGACTCTGACAAAGCGAGACTTGGTGATTCGCATTAGCGAGGAGACGGGACTGATTCAGCAGCAGGTCCTGGACGTTGTCCAAAAGACCCTCGACCATATAGCCGAAGCCCTGGCTAAAGGCGATAAGGTCGAGTTGCGCAACTTCGGGGTCTTTGAAGTCAAAGTCCGCCGCGCCCGCATCGGGCGCAACCCCAACGCGCCAGCGACCGACGTGCCCATACCCGAGCGGTCGGTCGTCAAGTTCAAGCCAGGCAAGGAAATGCGCGCTGAGGTCCTCAAAATTCCCCCTCCCGCCCCCGCTTCAAACCAGCCAACACAAACCGCGAGCTAA